The genomic region CCTTTTTCGGGCAGCGGCCTTGCCATCCGGAATCGGCGTCGAATCCTTGTCCGGCGGAACGCCCCCTCGTATCGCCTAGGGCTCCTGTCCGGGCTCGGTGCAACGCTCCGGGACAAGTGTGCCTTCCACGAATGCCGACGCCACCTCGATAAAGCACGTCGGTGCGACGTAGGCCAACAAGTGGGCACCGCGGTGAACGGTGCTGAAAGTCAGCGGCCCCGCTTCGGCCAATCCCTCGGCGTGAGCCCGTGCTCCGGCATAGGGCGTGTTCGGATCGAGGGTGCCGTGGATCACCAGCGTTCGCGGTAGTGAGGCGGGCGTGCTGCCGAACCATTCGTCCCGTTCATAACGAGGCACCGGCGAGTCGACGAGAAAGCCGGGGAGCGGGCTCGTGAAAAGCGCAGCCTCTGCTTCGGCTTCGACGGTCTCGCGGCTCAGATCGCGCCTTTCGTTGTTCTCGGATGCGGAGATCAGCATGACCAACGGCAACGACGGCGGCGACAGAGGATGCCGGGTCATCTCCTCCATCATGGTTTGCAGATCGGCAACGGTCGCACGGAGCTCGGCATCATCTTCGCCCGACAGTTCGTCGACGATGGAGGGGATACGAGCCCGCAGCGTAGGGAAGTTCAACAGTGCGCCGAAGAAGCGCCGGAGGTCGCCGCCGGGCACATGGCTGCGCCAAGCGGCCTCCGGAGCAGCCGTATCAAGCAGGCGTTGGTAGGCCATCGCCTGGGCCTCACCGAGAAAGGCCCGGCCGACCTCGTCGACCACCGCAGTCCGGTGGCTCAAGTCCCACTTCGCTTCGTTTTCCGGCGGCACCAGGCCATCAAGGATCAACCCGTCGAGTGCCGGCGGAGCGGCCTGCAGCATGCGCAGTGCAAGCTGGGTTCCGTACGACACGCTGTATAGCAAGACTTCACCATCGCCGCGATGGCGGGTGAGCAGCGTTGAAAGATCGTGCGCAGCCTGGGTAATGGTAAACGCAGAGGTCCGGTCCGTATCCGCATACAGTGCGCCGATGCAAGGGCCCCATTCTTCCCCGGCCAGCGCAACGCCGTCTGGGCTATCGAGCGATTCCTGCTTCGGGCAAAGCCGTTCCGACCCACCCGTACCGCGGTGGTCCGGCAGCACCAGGTCGTAGTGGGGAAATGCCTGCCGGAACGTCGGCAGGAGCGGATGGAACGACGCACCCGGTTCTCCAGGGCCTCCCGCAACGAGCCAGATTTCGCCGCGTCGACTCGCTGGCTCGGTCGCGGGGAAGCGGCGTACGGAAAGCTCGATGGACGTGCCGTCCGGGGACTCGTGTCGCAGTGGGACGGATGTCGTCAGGCACAGGCTGTCAGCGAGCTCCGGGAACTCGGCGATATCCGCGCAAGGTGCAAAGCGATCCGCCTCAACGGCTGCAGCTTGGATGGGAAGGCCATACATCAGCAGCGCAGCGGCAACAGCGGATCGGAGCATCGGTGGGAGCCTGTGGAGTAACGTCCGATCAAGTATGCCGTGGCGCTTTCGCTGCGGCGCACGCCAGAAGTCACAGCATGCATGGCATGCGAACAGCAGATGTCCGCTTGGGGTAGCTAGATTGCCGAAAGGGGTGTTCGTGTCGAGCACCACCCCGATCGCAACTGCGTTTGGCGAAAGCTCGACCGCAGGCTGTTCCATGTTTGCGCCAATCAAGGTGCCGCCCCACCCATTCGCGGGTGACTTTCTCACCTGGCAGCCGGCGCGCGGCTGCCTACACCCGCTCGTTCATCTAGCGGTCGTTGTCGGCTATCAGGGAAAGGCCTATAGCAGCGCCCTCTCCAGTCGCTGCTTGCGTTGCTCCCAGTCCGGCATCACCTGGCCGAGCAGCTTGAAGAATCGCGCGTCATGGTCCCGGTGCTTGATGTGGCACAGCTCATGGGTCACCACGTACTCGATGCAGGGGCGCGGTGCGCGCACCAGATTGACGTTCAGCGTCATGCTGCCGGCGCGCGACAGGCTGCCCCACCGGGAGTGCATGGTGCGTACGATCAGGCGCGGTGCCGGTGCGTCCTTGAAGTGGCGCAAGCTGCCGTCCAGCACTTCGCCGAACACGGCGCGGGCGCGGTCGAGATACCAGTGATGAAGCATGGCCTTGACACGCTGCGGCTCAGGCTCGCCAGCCACGCCGACGAGCAGCTGTCCGCGGGCAAGCTTCACCCCGGGCGTGTTGTTGGGCAACAGCTTCAGCCGATACTGCTTGCCAAGGTACAGATGCGATTCGCCGTTGATGTACTGCCGCGTCGGCGTGCGCGGACGATAGCGCTCGAATTCGGCCAACTGGCGGCTGATCCAGGCGGCACGTCTTTGCACCCGTTCGGCGATCAGGGGCTCGGGGCAACCTGCCGGCGCGCGCACGAGCACGCGGCTGTCGGGGTGCACCTCGATGGCCAATGTCCGCCGTGACGACAGAAACCTCACTTCGTAACGGATCGTGTCGCGGCCGTAGCTCAGCATCCCCGTCACAGTCTTCACTCCGTCATCCGGTGGCGGGCCAGCTGCATGGTCTTCTCGATGATCTCGTCCATCTCCTCGGTGGAGAGCGCGATGCCCTGCGTACCCCTGACCTCGTCGTAAAGGTAGTCATCGATCTCGTTCATCGTGCGCCGCTGCGCGTCGAGGTCGTCCCAGTAGCCCACCTTGCGGTTGCGCCGGAAGATGTGCCATACCGCCACCGCCGCCTCGACGGCAGCCGTCTGCGCCCGGTCGGCGTCGCCCAGGTGTCCCGCAACAAAGGGCTGCAGCAGGCCATAGACGGCGGCCGCATCGGCATCATCGGCCAGCCCGGGCGGCAGGTCGTCGCGCTTGCGTGAGACCACGGCATTCCGGATTTCGCTGACGCGCTGCAGGTACTCCAGATCGGACAGGCGCTTGGCTCGGTAGTCGTCGATGGCCTGCTGGATCAGCCGGGAGAACTTTTCGTAGAACGCGGGGTCCTGCTCCAGCCGCTCGTGGATAGCGCGCTTGGTGGCATGGGCGATCGTGTCGGCCTTGGCGCCCAGGTTCTTTTCGCCGCCTGCGCCCTGCTCCTCGACCACCTGCTGGAACGCGGCCTCGTCGAAGATGTTCACCGGCGCGTTCAGCTGCACTACTTCGGAGGCCGAGATGTGCGTGTCCAGCAGCTTCTGGATGCGCGGCTCGTAGTCGGTCCTGTAGTCGATCGCTTCGGCGTAGCGCAGCTTCACCGCCGCCTTCAGGTTGACGAAGCGTTTCAGGTCGTTCTTGTACGCGCGCAGTTTCTGCTCGGGCGTGTCGGCGATGAAACGCTCGCTCGAAAGGGCGATGGCCAGCGTCTTGGCATAGGCCGAGAGGCGCCCGTAGAAGTCGGCGCGCAGCTTCGCGTCGGCAAGAAGCAGTTCGAAAGCCTCCTCGTCTTGGCGGTTCTTTACCGTCTTGAACAGGTCCCACAGCTCGGCATGGCGCTGCGGCAGTTGACTGACTTCGTCATGGATCGAGGCCAGCGCACCTTCCAGATCGCCCGCATCAAAGCCATCCAACCCACTGTATGTGGTCAGCGCTTCGTCCAGCTCACCCAGCACACCCACATAGTCGATGACGTAACCGAAGTCCTTGGTCTTGCTGCCGGTCTCGTCCTCGTACAGGCGATTGACCCGCGCAATGGCCTGCAGCAGCGAATGATCCTTCAGCCGCCGGGCCAGGTAGAGCACCGTGTTGCGCGGCGCATCGAAGCCGGTCAGCAGCTTGTCCACTACGATCAGGATTTCCGGCTCGTCGCCAAACTTGAAGGCGTTGACGATCTGCTTGTTGTAGTCGTCTTCCGAGCCGTAGCGCTTCATCATGCGCTGCCAGAAGGCCACCACCGCATCGGTGGATTCCTCCGCATCGACCTCGTCAAAGCCCTCGCGCTCGTCCGGCGGCGAGATGATCACCTCGCTGGTGACCGCACTCAGCTCGTCCAGGAAGGCCTTATAGCGCAGCGCGGCCGCCTTGCTGGGCGCCACCAGCTGCGCCTTGAAACCGGTGCCCTGCCAGTTCTGGCGGTAGTGCTCGCTGATGTCGAAGGCGCGCATGTAGATCACCTGCTCGGCCTTGTTCAGCATTTCGGCGCGGGCGTATTTCTTCTTCAGGTCGGCCTTCTGCTGATCGGTCAGGCCCTGGGTGTGGCGCTCGAACCAGATGTCGATGGCGGCCTGGTTCTGCTCCAGCTCGACCATGCGCCCCTCGTAGAGCAGCGGCACGATGGCGCCGTCGGCCACCGCCTGGTCGATGGCATAGGTGTGGATCACCCCGCCGAACCTGGCCACGTCGCTCTTCTCGCGGGTCAGCAGCGGAGTGCCGGTGAAGCCGATGTAGCAGGCGTTCGGAAACATCTGCCGCATCCGCGCTGAATAGCTGCCCAGCTGGGTGCGCTGGGTCTCGTCCACCAGCACGAAAATGTCGGGCGAGGCATCGCTGAACTTTCTGTAGGCAAGCGCCTTGTCGAACTTGTGTACCAGGGTGGTGACGATGTGCGCCTTGCCATCGGACACCAGTTCCACCAGATGGCGGCCGCTCTCGGCCCGGTCCGGCGACAGGCCGCAGGCGGCGAAAGTGTTGCCGAGCTGCTTGTCCAGGTCCGCGCGGTCGGTCACCAGCACGATACGCGGATTGCGGATGGAAGGCTCCAGAGCCAGCGCGCGCGCCAGCATCACCATGGTCAGCGACTTGCCCGAACCCTGTGTATGCCAGACGATACCGCCCCGGCGCTTGCCGCTGTCGTCCGTCTGCCTGACCCGCCGCAGCACCTCCTGAATGGCGAACACCTGCTGGTAGCGTGCGATCTTGCGCACGCCGCCGTCAAATACGGTGAAGGCCCAGGTCATCTCCAGCAGGCGTTCGGGGCGGCACAGCGCGTAGAGCGCGCGGTCCTGCTCGGTCACCTGCCGGCCGACCAGGTAGGGCGCGGCCTCCTCGCGCACGCCCAGCCCGTCGAAGGCCAGATCGAACAGCGAGGCTTTCACCGATTCCGGCAGTGGGCGTTCCAGCAGCGGTGCCAGTTCCGCGTCGGCCACGTCCTCCTTCCACTTCGACCAGAACTTGGCCGGCGTGCCGGTGGTGGCATAGCGGGCCTCGTTCTTGTTCAGCGCCAGCACCATCTGCGCATAGGTGAACAGGCGCGGGATGTACTCGTCGCGCTGGTTGCGGATCACCTGCGAGATCGCCTGGCCCACCTCGACCTTGGGCGACTTGCACTCGATCACCGCGAATGGGATGCCGTTGACGAACAGCACCAGGTCCGGCCGGCAGGTCTCCACGCTGCGCGTGCGCTCCACCGTGAACTCGGCCGCCACGTGATAGACGTTGTTGGCCGGATTGCGCCAGTCCACGTAGTTCAGCGTGAAGCTCTTCTGGTCGCCCTCGATGGACTGTTCCAGCGCCACGCCCAGAGTGAGCAAGTCGTATACCGCCTCGTTGGTCTTGAGCAGGCCGTCGTACTTGACGTTCTTCAGCCGTTGGATGGCGCTCTGGAGGTTCTCCTCGCTGAACAGATAACTGCCGCCCTTGTGCTGGATGCGATTCAGCTTCTTGAGCTGTTCGCGCAGGACTTCCTCCAGCAACACGTTGCCGGCCTTGCCGCCGCGCGCGAACAGCGCCTGGGCAGGTGTCAGGTACCGGTAACCCAGGTTGACCAGCACCTGCAGGGCCGGGAGCTGGGAGAGGTACTTTTCGTCGAAGCGAAAGGCCTTCTCCGTAGTGTGATCGTTGGAGGCAGTCATCGGTCTCGTCTCATCGCAGGAGTGGTTACCACCAGTCCGAAAGCAGGCCGTTGGATGCGTGCCTGGCGGCAACCGCATCGATCTGCGCTTTGATGATCCGGTCCAGATCGGAGCCCTCGCCGTAGCTGGCGGGCACGGCGCAGTGGACGCGGCCATCGCTCATGTGCTTCTGCGCCTTGGCCTTTCCGCCCTTTTTGCCCGGCGTGTACACCGCGATGGAAAGCCCGCCCTGATCCTTGACCAGCCGGAAGCACGGGATATCGGTGTCTCCGTCGCCGATGAAGACCATGTTCTCGAACGGGACCGGGCGCTCGCGCTTGGGAACGACCTTGTTCACGGAAGCGTTGTCGGACAGGTCGTGCGCGCCCTTGTTGATCCGGAACAGGTACTGCGTCTTTGTGGTGTAGTTGATCGCCAATGCTGGCCAGTCGGCGACGCCGTTCTGGTCGAACATGTACTTGGATGCGTAGACCTGCGCGAACTTCTTCCTGATCGGCGTGCCGGCAAAGATCTCCTCGTTCCCGGACGAGATCAGCACATGCTGCAGTTCAACGGACTTTCCCTTGGCATACGCATTGACACGGTCGAACCACCCTTCCACGCCGTCGAACAAGGCGATTGATCGGCCTCGCGCCTTGAAGTCGCGCTTCCGGACTGCAACGCCACTGGCGCTCGCCTTCTTCAGCATGAGGTTCATGTAGACCAGGACTTCGTCGGCCTGGTGTTGTTTCGCCAGTTCTTTGACCTCTGCCCAAAATTCCTTCGGCGTCATTCCGATATCGGGAAGAAACTGGTGCTCCTGCATGTTCCCGGGGGCAAGCGTACCGTCGAAGTCATAGGCGATGGCCATGCGGGCGTGCTTCTTGCTCATTGGTTGTTTCCATCGAGATTTGAGGTGATCCGCCACCGGCCGGTCAACAGCTTCTGCATCAGGCCTCGCTTCTGGGTCTTCAGCGCCGCAACGGACTGGCCGAGCAGGTCGATCTCCTCGCGCAGTGCGTTGAGGTAACGGGCGATGGCGGCTTGCGTGTTGGTATCCGGCAGCGGAATCGTGATAGCCGCGAACTCGGAGAAGGACACGGTTTCGCGGACGCTGCCCTGGGCGCTGTTCTTGATGCGTTGGCGAGCCTCGTGGGAATTCAGCCAGTGGAGGAAATAGTCCGAGTTGACTTTTTCCTCATCGAGCCGGAACACGACATACATCGGGCTGAGCACACCATCGTCCCAGCCGTCGAGGCGGGCGATGGAGCCGACGTTGATGCGCGACGGGTTGTAGGCGTACTGCCCACGGCGCACGACCTTGTAATTGGACAGGTCGGCACTGGCGACGCGGCGCTCGAACTGGTCTTCGGGCAGCACGAAGCCGCGGGAGTTGGTCATGCTCAGCACGCGGGCTTCGTTGCCGCTTCGATTACGCGTGGAGACTTCTCCAGCAAAGGTGCCGACATGGGCGTGCGGGTGCTGGCCCCGGCTGATCAGGCACGACAGTTCGTGGCTGTAGTGTCGCTCCTTCGCCGCGATCAGTTGCTCGATTTTCTGGATGGCGGTGTCCCAAGTCGACAGAAGGCTGGCAATCTCCTGTTGGAGTTCAAAGTTTGGTAACGAGACACGTTGGCGCTTGAGGTTCTTGCCATTAATGACTGGAACGGTGCCGTCATTACAAAAGTGCTGTAGGTCTTGAAAGTCGAACCAGTAGTACAGGTATTCGGATGAGCAAGAGTGCGTATCCCTCACGGCCACAACGATCACGTTATCGTCTGTGAGGCTTGCGTGTCGAAGGATGCGCTTGTTGTTGTTTCTCAGTGCTGCACCAACTCGCGGGAATACGATGCTTCCAGGAGGAAATGGTTTCACGCCCATCTCTTCTATGACACTGTCATCAACGTAGTTGAGGGTCTTGTCGAGATACTTTGTATTTCCGTGAGCGTTGAGGTCGCCGACCTTTACGTACAGCCATTTTCCTGCCGCTTGACCTTGGTAGGTAGGACTGAAGGTGTAGCCCTGTTGCACCATTGCGATTTCGCCAAGTGGATATTCGTCGAAGTGGTGAGTTGTAGCTTGCCGAGTGGCGTTGTCTTTGCGCTTGGCGGTGGTTTCGAGTGTCATCTCTTCTTCCCCCGCCAGTTGCCTTCCATCTGTTGCCCGGACTGCTCCAGCCTCCCGGCCTCCTTCACCACGCGATCAAAGTCCGATTCGAGTTGATGCTCCTGGATCAGTCGGTATTTCTCGAATTCGCCCTCCGCATGATTTCTTGCGGCGTCGGCGCTGATGCGGCCGGCGTTGTCCAGAACCTCGCGGTCACTGAACTTCAGGAACTCGTCCAGCCGGTTGGCCCAGTCCTCCATGGTCATGGGAATGCGACGTTCGGCGCGGTCCTCGGCCATGTCCAGCCAGGCGTTGACGATGCGGCCCAGGGATTTCAGTTCGCCCTCGTCGAGGTAGTTCTTGGCGGTGCCGACATCGCTCTTGAGAATGCGGCCGCCGGGTGCGTTCTCCCAGCTCTTCAGGCCCATGTGCGGCTGGCTGGCGTCCGCTCGCTTGCGGATCAGCTCGGGGGCGGTGTGGCCGTGGATGGCGTAGTGCAGCTTGTTTTGCACCGTGGCGAAAAACTTCTTCGTGGTCGGGGCGCCGGGGTTGTAGTCCACGGCGGTGGCATAGATGTCGGTGATCTTCTGGTAGAAGCGCCGCTCGGACAGGCGAATTTCGCGGATTTCTTCCAGCAGCCGCTCGAAGTAGTCCTCGCCGAGAAAGGCGCCGTTCTCCAGGCGCTTGCGGTCCAGCACGTAGCCCTTGATGGCGAACTCGCGCAGCACCTGCGTGGCCCACTGGCGGAACTGGGTGGCGCGCACCGAGTTGACGCGGTAGCCGACCGAGATGATGGCGTCGAGGTTGTAGTGTTGTGCCAGGTAGCTCTTGCCGTCGGCGGCAGTTATCCGGATTTTCCGGACAACTGAATCCGCATCCAACTCATTGGATTCGAAGATGTTTTTAAGATGCTCGCTGACCGTGCGCACGTCCACGGCGAACAGCTCCGCCATCAGCTTCTGGGTCAGCCAGATGGTCTCGTCCTCGAAGCGGACCTGGAGGCTTTCCTCGCCCGCCTGGCGGGTGAAGATCAGGAACTCGGCGGTGCTGTTGCGGATGGTCAGGCCGGCGCCGCGCTTGTCCTTCTTCATACGCCCAGCTCCTTGAGGTACTGCTTCATGCGCGTGCGCACTTCGGCCAGTTCGCCTTCCAGGCGGTCGATCTCCTGCTCGACTGCGGCGACGTCGATCTCCTCTTCTTCCTCGAAGGTGTCGACGTAGCGCGGGATGTTGAGGTTGAAGTCGTTGTCGGCAATCTCCTGCAGGCTAGCGACGTGGGCGTACTTGTCCACAGGCGTCCGTGCACGGAAAGTTTCCAGGATGCGCGTCATGTGCTGGTCGAGCAGGGCGTTCTGATTCTTGCCGCTCTGGTAGTCGCGGCTGGCATCGATGAACAGCACGTCCTTGCAGTCCTCGCGGGCGCCACCATTTTCGCGGGCGCGGTCGAACACCAGGATGGCGACCGGGATGGAGGTGGTCGGGAACAGGTTGCCCGGCAGGCCGATGACGGCGTCGAGCAGGTTCTCCTCGATCAGAGCGCGGCGGATGCGGCCTTCGGCGCCGCCGCGGAACAGCACGCCGTGCGGTACCACCACGGCGACGCGGCCCTCCTGCGGCAGCGCGGTTTCGATCATGTGGGTGACGAAGGCGTAATCGCCCTTGGATTTGGGCGGCACGCCACGCCAGAAACGGTTGTAGCGGTCGGCCTGGGCCTCGGCAGCGCCCCATTTGTCGAGGCTGAAGGGTGGGTTGGCGACCACCACGTTGAAGCGCATCAGGCGGTCGGCCTCGATCAGGACCGGGCTGTTGAGGGTGTCACCCCATTCGATGCGGGCGGCGTCCTTGCCATGCAGGAACATGTTCATGCGCGCCAGCGCCCAGGTGCTGCCATTGGACTCCTGCCCGAACAGGGCGAAGTCGCGGCTGCTCTGCGCCTCAACCAGTGCCGCGGCTTCGATCAGCAGCCCACCGGCCCCGCAGGTCGGATCACAGATGCGGTCGCCGGGTTTTGGCGCGGCCAGCTGCGCCAGCAGCTTCGACACCTGTTTGGGCGTGTAGAACTCGCCCGCCTTCTTGCCGGCATCGGAGGCGAAGCGCTCGATCAGGTAGATGTAGGTGTTGCCGATCACGTCCTCGGACACGCGCGAGGGCCGAAGGTCGAGTTTGGCGAAGTCGCCAAGCAGGTTCTCCAGCCGGTTGTTGCGGTCGCGCGTGCGGCCCAGATTGGCTTCGGAGTTGAAGTCGATGTTCCGGAACACGCCTTCGAGCTTGGCCTTGTTGGCTTCTTCGATGTGATCGAGGACGATGTTGATCAGCTCGCCGAGATTGGCCGCCTTGCGGCGCTCGTGCAGGGCGTTGAAGTCGGCCAGGAAGCGGTCGGTGACCTCGCCGGTCTTTTCGTCCTTGAACTCGACGTAGGGGAGGATGAAGCGCTCGCGCTCCAGCTTGCGGCGGATGCGCTCCTCGTTGTCGCCGTATTCCTTCCTGTACTCGGCGTAGTGGTCGGTCCACAAGTCGCTGATGTACTTGAGGAATAGCATCACCAGGATGTAGTCCTTGTACTGCGCCGGATCGACGACGCCGCGGAAGGTGTCGCAGGCGGCCCAGGCGGTGTTGTTGACGTCTTGCTGGGAGAGCTGGCCGGTCATGGGGTGGTCTCGTGGGCGGATTTCATCAGGAGGTGTTGGGTGGCGCGCTGGCGCAGGGTTGCGATGCGGGCCAGCAGCGATTGTTCTCGGTCGACCAGGGCGGCGGTCTGTGCAATGTGTTGCTGTACGGCCAGCGAAGGCAGTGGAACGTCCAGTGCTTTCACGGCTTCAGCGCTGATCATCCGCACCGAGGTGCCCTCGGCCAGCGCGCCAAGTTGCGCTTGGGTGGCGGGCGCGTTGATGTACCAGCACAGGTAGGCGGGCAGTACCTTGTGGGGTCGGATCAGCAGCATTGGCGCCGCTAGCACGGCCGGGCCAATGCCTTTCAGCACTTGGGCTGCGTTATTGCTGCGGCCGCGCGAGCGAAACAGCAGATCGCCTTCGCGCAACAGGTGGCGGGTCTTGCCCGTGGGCAATGAAACCCGAATCGCGTCCTCGGCCTGCAGCAGGTTGGCGTCGTCGATGTCCTTCATCTGGATCACCGCGACGTCTCCCTCCGGGTCGTGTTCGAGGCGTGACCGGAACGGGTAGCCCATCTGTATGTCTGCAAGCTCGCCGAGATGCATGTTTGCAAAAACGCCATTACGACAGAATGCTGGCACCCTAGTCCTCGGGGTGACTCTTGTCAATACGTAGTAATGCGGTTTCTGCAAAACTAACCTAAGAGGCCGACCCCAACCGCCAGCCCAGCCCGAAATGCGGGTGGCATGCCGCGCCAGCGCGGTCTCGATGATCGCGGCGCTGCCGGCCAGGTGGGGTTCGCGGCGGGGCGGTCTAGCCCAGTGCGCGCGCGAGCACACGGTTGGACCGTTCGGGCAGCAGCAGCCAGACTTCGTCGAACTCGGAGCCTGGGCCTTGTGCAGGGTCATGGCGAAGGCGCTTTCGGGCGGGCAGGGTGGCGGGGTGGATGGGGCGCGGTTGCGATGTGGATCCTGGCCGGGGAACTAGCGACGAGATGGCTGTAGCCGTCGCGCAGGCAGATGCCGATGTCACCGTTGAGCAGGTAGTGGCGATAGCTGTTCTCGCAAATAAGGGAT from Lysobacter alkalisoli harbors:
- a CDS encoding alpha/beta hydrolase; this encodes MEQPAVELSPNAVAIGVVLDTNTPFGNLATPSGHLLFACHACCDFWRAPQRKRHGILDRTLLHRLPPMLRSAVAAALLMYGLPIQAAAVEADRFAPCADIAEFPELADSLCLTTSVPLRHESPDGTSIELSVRRFPATEPASRRGEIWLVAGGPGEPGASFHPLLPTFRQAFPHYDLVLPDHRGTGGSERLCPKQESLDSPDGVALAGEEWGPCIGALYADTDRTSAFTITQAAHDLSTLLTRHRGDGEVLLYSVSYGTQLALRMLQAAPPALDGLILDGLVPPENEAKWDLSHRTAVVDEVGRAFLGEAQAMAYQRLLDTAAPEAAWRSHVPGGDLRRFFGALLNFPTLRARIPSIVDELSGEDDAELRATVADLQTMMEEMTRHPLSPPSLPLVMLISASENNERRDLSRETVEAEAEAALFTSPLPGFLVDSPVPRYERDEWFGSTPASLPRTLVIHGTLDPNTPYAGARAHAEGLAEAGPLTFSTVHRGAHLLAYVAPTCFIEVASAFVEGTLVPERCTEPGQEP
- a CDS encoding M48 family metallopeptidase; translated protein: MKTVTGMLSYGRDTIRYEVRFLSSRRTLAIEVHPDSRVLVRAPAGCPEPLIAERVQRRAAWISRQLAEFERYRPRTPTRQYINGESHLYLGKQYRLKLLPNNTPGVKLARGQLLVGVAGEPEPQRVKAMLHHWYLDRARAVFGEVLDGSLRHFKDAPAPRLIVRTMHSRWGSLSRAGSMTLNVNLVRAPRPCIEYVVTHELCHIKHRDHDARFFKLLGQVMPDWEQRKQRLERALL
- a CDS encoding type I restriction endonuclease subunit R, coding for MTASNDHTTEKAFRFDEKYLSQLPALQVLVNLGYRYLTPAQALFARGGKAGNVLLEEVLREQLKKLNRIQHKGGSYLFSEENLQSAIQRLKNVKYDGLLKTNEAVYDLLTLGVALEQSIEGDQKSFTLNYVDWRNPANNVYHVAAEFTVERTRSVETCRPDLVLFVNGIPFAVIECKSPKVEVGQAISQVIRNQRDEYIPRLFTYAQMVLALNKNEARYATTGTPAKFWSKWKEDVADAELAPLLERPLPESVKASLFDLAFDGLGVREEAAPYLVGRQVTEQDRALYALCRPERLLEMTWAFTVFDGGVRKIARYQQVFAIQEVLRRVRQTDDSGKRRGGIVWHTQGSGKSLTMVMLARALALEPSIRNPRIVLVTDRADLDKQLGNTFAACGLSPDRAESGRHLVELVSDGKAHIVTTLVHKFDKALAYRKFSDASPDIFVLVDETQRTQLGSYSARMRQMFPNACYIGFTGTPLLTREKSDVARFGGVIHTYAIDQAVADGAIVPLLYEGRMVELEQNQAAIDIWFERHTQGLTDQQKADLKKKYARAEMLNKAEQVIYMRAFDISEHYRQNWQGTGFKAQLVAPSKAAALRYKAFLDELSAVTSEVIISPPDEREGFDEVDAEESTDAVVAFWQRMMKRYGSEDDYNKQIVNAFKFGDEPEILIVVDKLLTGFDAPRNTVLYLARRLKDHSLLQAIARVNRLYEDETGSKTKDFGYVIDYVGVLGELDEALTTYSGLDGFDAGDLEGALASIHDEVSQLPQRHAELWDLFKTVKNRQDEEAFELLLADAKLRADFYGRLSAYAKTLAIALSSERFIADTPEQKLRAYKNDLKRFVNLKAAVKLRYAEAIDYRTDYEPRIQKLLDTHISASEVVQLNAPVNIFDEAAFQQVVEEQGAGGEKNLGAKADTIAHATKRAIHERLEQDPAFYEKFSRLIQQAIDDYRAKRLSDLEYLQRVSEIRNAVVSRKRDDLPPGLADDADAAAVYGLLQPFVAGHLGDADRAQTAAVEAAVAVWHIFRRNRKVGYWDDLDAQRRTMNEIDDYLYDEVRGTQGIALSTEEMDEIIEKTMQLARHRMTE
- a CDS encoding haloacid dehalogenase-like hydrolase, translating into MSKKHARMAIAYDFDGTLAPGNMQEHQFLPDIGMTPKEFWAEVKELAKQHQADEVLVYMNLMLKKASASGVAVRKRDFKARGRSIALFDGVEGWFDRVNAYAKGKSVELQHVLISSGNEEIFAGTPIRKKFAQVYASKYMFDQNGVADWPALAINYTTKTQYLFRINKGAHDLSDNASVNKVVPKRERPVPFENMVFIGDGDTDIPCFRLVKDQGGLSIAVYTPGKKGGKAKAQKHMSDGRVHCAVPASYGEGSDLDRIIKAQIDAVAARHASNGLLSDWW
- a CDS encoding restriction endonuclease subunit S produces the protein MTLETTAKRKDNATRQATTHHFDEYPLGEIAMVQQGYTFSPTYQGQAAGKWLYVKVGDLNAHGNTKYLDKTLNYVDDSVIEEMGVKPFPPGSIVFPRVGAALRNNNKRILRHASLTDDNVIVVAVRDTHSCSSEYLYYWFDFQDLQHFCNDGTVPVINGKNLKRQRVSLPNFELQQEIASLLSTWDTAIQKIEQLIAAKERHYSHELSCLISRGQHPHAHVGTFAGEVSTRNRSGNEARVLSMTNSRGFVLPEDQFERRVASADLSNYKVVRRGQYAYNPSRINVGSIARLDGWDDGVLSPMYVVFRLDEEKVNSDYFLHWLNSHEARQRIKNSAQGSVRETVSFSEFAAITIPLPDTNTQAAIARYLNALREEIDLLGQSVAALKTQKRGLMQKLLTGRWRITSNLDGNNQ
- a CDS encoding virulence RhuM family protein, with translation MKKDKRGAGLTIRNSTAEFLIFTRQAGEESLQVRFEDETIWLTQKLMAELFAVDVRTVSEHLKNIFESNELDADSVVRKIRITAADGKSYLAQHYNLDAIISVGYRVNSVRATQFRQWATQVLREFAIKGYVLDRKRLENGAFLGEDYFERLLEEIREIRLSERRFYQKITDIYATAVDYNPGAPTTKKFFATVQNKLHYAIHGHTAPELIRKRADASQPHMGLKSWENAPGGRILKSDVGTAKNYLDEGELKSLGRIVNAWLDMAEDRAERRIPMTMEDWANRLDEFLKFSDREVLDNAGRISADAARNHAEGEFEKYRLIQEHQLESDFDRVVKEAGRLEQSGQQMEGNWRGKKR
- a CDS encoding type I restriction-modification system subunit M, producing MTGQLSQQDVNNTAWAACDTFRGVVDPAQYKDYILVMLFLKYISDLWTDHYAEYRKEYGDNEERIRRKLERERFILPYVEFKDEKTGEVTDRFLADFNALHERRKAANLGELINIVLDHIEEANKAKLEGVFRNIDFNSEANLGRTRDRNNRLENLLGDFAKLDLRPSRVSEDVIGNTYIYLIERFASDAGKKAGEFYTPKQVSKLLAQLAAPKPGDRICDPTCGAGGLLIEAAALVEAQSSRDFALFGQESNGSTWALARMNMFLHGKDAARIEWGDTLNSPVLIEADRLMRFNVVVANPPFSLDKWGAAEAQADRYNRFWRGVPPKSKGDYAFVTHMIETALPQEGRVAVVVPHGVLFRGGAEGRIRRALIEENLLDAVIGLPGNLFPTTSIPVAILVFDRARENGGAREDCKDVLFIDASRDYQSGKNQNALLDQHMTRILETFRARTPVDKYAHVASLQEIADNDFNLNIPRYVDTFEEEEEIDVAAVEQEIDRLEGELAEVRTRMKQYLKELGV
- a CDS encoding restriction endonuclease subunit S, which translates into the protein MHLGELADIQMGYPFRSRLEHDPEGDVAVIQMKDIDDANLLQAEDAIRVSLPTGKTRHLLREGDLLFRSRGRSNNAAQVLKGIGPAVLAAPMLLIRPHKVLPAYLCWYINAPATQAQLGALAEGTSVRMISAEAVKALDVPLPSLAVQQHIAQTAALVDREQSLLARIATLRQRATQHLLMKSAHETTP